In a single window of the Pelagibacterium sp. 26DY04 genome:
- the argH gene encoding argininosuccinate lyase has protein sequence MSNRMWGGRFASGPDAIMEEINASIGFDKRLYKQDIAGSIAHATMLEVAGILTRDDRDAIIAGLETVRGEIESGDFTFSRALEDIHMNVESRLRELIGEPAGRLHTARSRNDQVATDFRLYVRDALDMLAAQIETLQRVMAEKAEAEAATVMPGFTHLQSAQPVTFGHHLLAYVEMLDRDKGRLLDARKRLNESPLGAAALAGTSFPIDREMTAKALGFDRPMGNSLDAVSDRDFILETLSACSISAMHLSRLSEELVIWSSAQFAFVRLSDKFSTGSSIMPQKRNPDAAELIRAKVGRIFAAFSSLLMVMKGLPLAYSKDMQEDKEIAFDALDNFSLSLAAMTGMMSDLSVNRETMAQAAGAGFSTATDLADWLVRAANVPFRDAHHITGRAVAAAEAKGCGLEGLTIEDFKEIDERITSQVFKVLGVDNSVKSRTSFGGTAPANVKAQAVGWRERLGA, from the coding sequence ATGAGCAACCGCATGTGGGGAGGCCGTTTCGCGTCCGGCCCCGACGCCATCATGGAAGAGATCAACGCTTCGATCGGCTTCGACAAACGCCTCTACAAACAAGACATCGCCGGGTCCATAGCCCATGCGACGATGCTCGAGGTAGCCGGCATTCTGACGCGCGACGATAGGGACGCGATCATTGCCGGTCTAGAGACCGTGCGCGGCGAAATCGAGAGCGGTGACTTCACCTTCTCGCGAGCGCTCGAAGACATCCACATGAATGTGGAAAGCCGGCTCAGGGAACTGATCGGGGAACCGGCCGGGCGGCTGCACACGGCGCGCTCGCGCAACGACCAGGTGGCCACCGATTTCCGGCTCTATGTGCGCGACGCGCTCGACATGCTGGCGGCCCAGATCGAGACGCTGCAGCGGGTGATGGCGGAAAAGGCCGAGGCCGAGGCCGCGACCGTGATGCCGGGCTTCACCCATCTGCAAAGCGCCCAGCCGGTGACCTTCGGACACCATCTGCTCGCCTATGTGGAAATGCTCGACCGCGACAAGGGGCGGCTGCTCGATGCCCGCAAGCGCTTGAACGAAAGCCCGCTGGGGGCGGCGGCGCTGGCGGGCACCTCGTTTCCCATCGATCGGGAGATGACGGCAAAGGCGCTGGGGTTCGACCGGCCGATGGGCAATTCGCTCGATGCGGTGTCGGATCGCGATTTCATTTTGGAGACGCTTTCGGCGTGTTCGATTTCGGCCATGCACCTGTCGCGGCTTTCCGAGGAACTGGTGATCTGGTCGTCGGCGCAGTTCGCGTTTGTGCGGCTTTCCGACAAGTTCTCGACCGGCTCCTCGATCATGCCGCAAAAGCGCAATCCGGATGCGGCGGAACTGATCCGGGCCAAGGTGGGGCGGATCTTCGCGGCGTTCTCGTCGCTCCTGATGGTGATGAAGGGGCTGCCGCTGGCCTATTCGAAGGACATGCAGGAAGACAAGGAAATCGCTTTCGATGCGCTGGACAATTTCTCGCTCTCGCTGGCGGCGATGACCGGGATGATGAGCGATCTTTCCGTCAATCGCGAGACGATGGCGCAGGCGGCGGGGGCCGGGTTCTCGACCGCGACGGACCTCGCCGACTGGCTGGTGCGCGCAGCCAATGTGCCGTTCCGCGATGCACACCACATCACCGGACGCGCGGTGGCGGCGGCGGAAGCCAAGGGGTGCGGGCTCGAGGGGCTGACCATCGAGGACTTCAAGGAGATCGACGAGCGGATCACTTCCCAGGTGTTCAAGGTGCTGGGGGTGGACAATTCCGTCAAGTCGCGCACGAGTTTTGGCGGGACGGCGCCGGCGAATGTGAAGGCGCAGGCGGTGGGCTGGCGCGAGAGGCTGGGGGCGTGA
- a CDS encoding GNAT family N-acetyltransferase — protein MIEFADAAMSLVGALAWQRPAELMLPCRVEMLDATGLRSIDAEQWDGLASDALEDNPWLSRQMVLAGLDAFGAEVGLRALALYRHGSDQLIGLLPFRVRGAGAMGVGKVALNIYQVAGTPLVAREHAQLAMMGLFGVMAQAPGLPRHWVFPHVAAESAFIEMARTKARRLGLELGMAATYRRPVLTRAAGDFAGHVAGVIGRKRAKDIERNLRRLAKEGEVRFERVNEPAPVAQRVEDFLAIEAAGWKGKRGTALLSCPADADFARRAFGGRGAGQGLASVDSLLLDGMPIAVSVNIAAGATLFTPKCAFDERYRKFGPGMALEYMVIEAFFAGDRYERMDAATTVDGHVIGGLWGETRTMGTLVVGPAGMTTRTLVAGIDAVARGKRAIKRVLGRG, from the coding sequence ATGATCGAATTTGCCGATGCGGCGATGAGCCTTGTGGGCGCGCTGGCCTGGCAGCGGCCGGCCGAGCTGATGCTGCCCTGCCGGGTCGAGATGCTGGATGCGACAGGGCTCAGATCCATCGATGCGGAGCAGTGGGATGGGCTGGCCTCCGATGCGCTCGAGGACAATCCCTGGCTGAGCCGGCAGATGGTGCTGGCCGGGCTTGATGCGTTCGGGGCCGAGGTCGGGCTGAGGGCGCTGGCGCTCTACCGGCATGGCAGTGACCAATTGATCGGGCTGTTGCCGTTCCGGGTGCGCGGGGCCGGAGCGATGGGCGTGGGCAAAGTGGCGCTCAATATCTATCAGGTGGCCGGAACCCCGCTTGTGGCGCGTGAGCATGCGCAATTGGCGATGATGGGGCTGTTCGGCGTCATGGCACAGGCACCCGGATTGCCGCGCCATTGGGTGTTTCCCCATGTTGCGGCCGAGAGCGCGTTCATCGAGATGGCGCGCACCAAGGCGCGGCGGCTGGGGCTCGAACTGGGCATGGCGGCGACCTATCGGCGCCCCGTGCTGACGCGGGCGGCGGGGGATTTCGCCGGGCATGTGGCGGGGGTGATCGGCAGGAAACGCGCCAAGGACATCGAGCGCAATCTGCGCCGGCTCGCCAAGGAGGGCGAGGTGCGGTTCGAGCGGGTGAACGAGCCCGCGCCGGTCGCGCAGCGGGTCGAGGACTTCCTAGCTATCGAGGCGGCGGGCTGGAAAGGGAAACGCGGGACGGCGCTGCTCTCGTGTCCGGCCGATGCGGATTTTGCGCGCCGGGCTTTTGGCGGGCGTGGGGCCGGGCAGGGGCTGGCTTCGGTCGATAGCCTGCTGCTCGATGGGATGCCGATCGCGGTTTCGGTCAATATCGCGGCGGGGGCTACGCTGTTTACGCCCAAATGCGCGTTCGATGAGCGTTACCGCAAGTTCGGGCCGGGGATGGCGCTCGAATACATGGTGATCGAGGCGTTTTTTGCCGGGGACCGGTACGAGCGCATGGATGCGGCGACGACCGTTGACGGGCATGTGATCGGCGGGCTCTGGGGCGAGACGCGGACCATGGGCACGCTGGTGGTGGGGCCGGCGGGGATGACGACGCGGACGCTGGTGGCGGGCATCGATGCCGTGGCGCGAGGCAAGCGGGCGATCAAGCGGGTGTTGGGGCGGGGATAG
- a CDS encoding TlpA disulfide reductase family protein translates to MDKDEKRKSARPVILGTGLFAAALGIAGAVWLSNGGAVASTCPVRADAAQAIDDAATGELAALLPSSQWRDYSDIAFQDADGNPVTLADFAGKKLLINFWATWCAPCREEMPFLDALQARYGGDDFEVVAISLDIGSDGPDAAAQFLDEIGAENLALYADPSYELFERLRNEAVTLGLPATVLVDDQGCEIAVLQGPAHWDTPDGHRVVETLLEI, encoded by the coding sequence ATGGACAAGGACGAAAAGCGAAAATCGGCACGCCCCGTAATCCTGGGCACGGGCCTTTTCGCAGCGGCGCTAGGTATAGCGGGGGCGGTCTGGCTTAGCAATGGCGGCGCTGTCGCAAGCACCTGTCCGGTCCGCGCCGATGCCGCCCAGGCCATCGACGATGCCGCCACCGGCGAACTCGCCGCCCTCCTGCCCTCATCCCAATGGCGCGACTATTCCGATATCGCCTTCCAGGATGCCGATGGCAATCCGGTGACCCTCGCCGATTTCGCCGGCAAGAAGCTGCTCATCAATTTCTGGGCCACCTGGTGCGCCCCCTGCCGCGAGGAAATGCCGTTCCTCGATGCGCTTCAAGCCCGATATGGCGGGGACGATTTCGAAGTCGTCGCCATCAGCCTCGATATCGGCTCGGACGGCCCGGACGCCGCCGCCCAATTCCTCGATGAAATCGGCGCCGAAAACCTCGCGCTCTATGCCGACCCCAGCTACGAGCTTTTCGAGCGCCTGCGCAACGAAGCGGTGACCCTTGGCCTCCCGGCCACGGTTCTTGTCGACGACCAGGGCTGCGAAATCGCCGTCCTCCAGGGTCCCGCCCACTGGGACACCCCCGACGGCCACCGCGTCGTGGAAACGCTGCTGGAGATCTAG
- a CDS encoding FAD-dependent oxidoreductase: MPSLSTDVLIVGAGPAGLATAIGLAQRGIDFLIVDALPQAQNTSRAAVIHAATLEAARALGVTETLVAQGIKVPHFRVRDRDSVLLATDFSRLSTPTPYALMIPQDESEQILIARLAELGHAVRRPARLTALDIAADGVRATCQTADGELEIAARYVVGADGEKSLVRSAAGIDFPGHTYGSFLLADMRMDWPIAKSEVTLFFSGAGTLVVAPMSNDRYRVVAQLPDAPSVPTLADVQAVIAARGPRSGVKLRELLWGSRFKVHHKLADTFHKGPVLLVGDAAHVHSPAGGQGMNLGLRDAVALGQALADALQSGSASPLETYSSTRRPAASRVLDLTDRLTRIATLSNPTLRWLRNRLIGAAGALPAVRSRAARTLAGFE, translated from the coding sequence ATGCCTTCCCTCTCCACGGACGTGCTGATCGTCGGCGCCGGCCCGGCTGGCCTTGCCACGGCCATTGGCCTAGCCCAGCGCGGCATCGATTTTCTGATCGTCGATGCCCTGCCGCAAGCTCAGAACACCTCCCGCGCCGCCGTCATCCACGCCGCCACGCTCGAGGCCGCTCGCGCCCTCGGCGTCACCGAAACGCTGGTCGCCCAGGGCATCAAGGTGCCCCATTTCCGCGTCCGCGACCGCGACAGCGTGCTGCTCGCCACCGATTTCTCGCGCCTCTCCACCCCCACACCCTATGCCCTGATGATCCCCCAGGACGAGAGCGAACAGATCCTCATCGCCCGCCTTGCCGAACTCGGCCACGCCGTCCGCCGCCCCGCCCGCCTCACCGCGCTGGATATCGCAGCGGACGGAGTCCGCGCCACCTGCCAAACCGCCGATGGCGAACTGGAGATCGCGGCGCGCTACGTCGTTGGCGCCGATGGCGAAAAGAGCCTGGTGCGCAGCGCCGCCGGCATCGATTTCCCCGGCCACACCTATGGCTCGTTCCTCCTGGCCGATATGCGCATGGATTGGCCGATCGCAAAATCAGAGGTGACGCTGTTCTTTTCGGGCGCCGGCACCCTGGTCGTCGCTCCCATGTCGAACGATCGCTACCGCGTCGTCGCCCAATTGCCCGACGCCCCTTCCGTGCCCACCCTGGCCGATGTCCAAGCCGTCATCGCCGCCCGCGGCCCCCGCTCGGGCGTAAAATTGCGCGAACTCCTCTGGGGCTCGCGCTTCAAGGTCCACCACAAGCTCGCCGACACCTTCCACAAGGGCCCGGTACTGCTGGTGGGCGATGCCGCCCACGTCCACAGCCCCGCCGGCGGCCAGGGCATGAACCTTGGCCTGCGCGACGCCGTCGCCCTGGGCCAGGCCCTTGCCGACGCCCTCCAATCCGGCTCGGCATCCCCCCTCGAAACCTACAGCTCCACCCGCCGCCCCGCCGCCTCCCGCGTCCTCGACCTGACCGACCGCCTCACCCGCATCGCCACCCTCTCCAACCCAACATTGCGCTGGCTCCGCAACCGCCTGATCGGGGCCGCCGGGGCATTGCCGGCGGTTCGATCACGCGCGGCACGGACGTTGGCGGGGTTTGAGTGA
- a CDS encoding putative motility protein, which translates to MSDIAATAVAMQSAQTQHTAQILMVKQQHQMEMNLVNMLTQAVESAPPPAPAGMGTRVDKSA; encoded by the coding sequence ATGAGCGATATCGCAGCCACGGCAGTCGCCATGCAGAGCGCCCAGACCCAGCACACCGCGCAGATCCTCATGGTCAAGCAGCAGCACCAGATGGAGATGAACCTGGTCAACATGCTGACCCAGGCGGTGGAAAGCGCGCCGCCTCCGGCGCCGGCCGGGATGGGGACGCGGGTCGACAAGAGCGCGTAA
- a CDS encoding LysR family transcriptional regulator, with the protein MNTMTDWTLWRSFAAVAEHGSLSKAARALGSSQPTIGRHIEALEFTLGTKLFERGVAGLTPTELGLAAYEPIRRAVEAIAEAELHVAGTSSELSGSVRITASVIIAHYVLPRMLRVLRIEFPAIDFEIVPTDSAGNLLLREADIAVRMFRPTQGDLITRKLGETAIVACAHQGYLKRRGTPRTVEDLLEHDLIGFDRSELLIAAAQRLGFNLKRSDFAFRCDSQSATWEMMRAGLGIGFAQANIIRQTDGMMPIALNLAIPPLEVWLTCHRELHTARRIRAVYDRLGELMGNWLKKSARRNAANANSRSG; encoded by the coding sequence ATGAATACGATGACCGATTGGACCCTGTGGCGCAGTTTTGCGGCGGTGGCCGAGCATGGATCGCTGTCGAAAGCGGCGCGGGCGCTCGGCTCCTCCCAGCCCACGATCGGGCGGCATATCGAGGCGCTCGAATTCACGCTCGGGACCAAGCTGTTCGAGCGCGGCGTGGCCGGACTGACCCCGACCGAATTGGGGCTCGCCGCCTACGAGCCGATCCGGCGGGCGGTCGAAGCGATCGCGGAGGCGGAACTGCATGTGGCGGGAACCTCGAGCGAATTGTCGGGGAGCGTCAGGATCACGGCGAGCGTGATCATCGCCCATTACGTGCTGCCCCGGATGCTGCGGGTCTTGCGGATCGAATTCCCGGCCATCGATTTCGAGATCGTGCCCACCGATTCGGCGGGGAACCTGTTGCTGCGCGAAGCCGATATCGCGGTGCGCATGTTCCGGCCCACGCAAGGGGATCTGATCACCCGCAAGCTGGGGGAGACGGCGATCGTGGCTTGCGCGCATCAAGGCTATTTGAAACGGCGGGGGACGCCCAGGACGGTGGAGGACCTGCTGGAGCACGATCTTATCGGGTTCGACCGATCCGAGCTTTTGATCGCTGCGGCGCAGCGGCTGGGGTTCAACCTCAAGCGCTCCGATTTCGCGTTCCGCTGCGACAGCCAGAGCGCCACCTGGGAGATGATGCGGGCCGGGCTGGGGATCGGTTTCGCGCAGGCAAACATTATCCGCCAGACCGACGGCATGATGCCGATCGCGCTCAACCTCGCCATCCCGCCGCTCGAAGTGTGGCTCACCTGCCATCGCGAACTGCACACGGCGCGGCGCATCAGGGCGGTTTACGACCGGCTGGGGGAACTGATGGGCAACTGGCTGAAAAAGAGCGCGCGGCGAAATGCGGCAAATGCCAATTCCCGTTCGGGCTGA
- a CDS encoding twin transmembrane helix small protein, with the protein MQAATNILIILAIGATTVILFMGLWNMFKGGSGNTSQKLMRARVIMQAIAVALLMAALFFFGPQGGSGG; encoded by the coding sequence ATGCAAGCGGCAACAAACATCCTCATCATTCTCGCCATTGGGGCCACGACGGTCATCCTGTTCATGGGGCTGTGGAACATGTTCAAGGGCGGATCGGGGAACACGAGCCAGAAGCTGATGCGGGCGCGGGTGATCATGCAGGCGATCGCGGTGGCGTTGCTGATGGCGGCGCTGTTCTTCTTTGGGCCCCAAGGTGGCAGTGGCGGTTGA
- a CDS encoding cob(I)yrinic acid a,c-diamide adenosyltransferase produces MVKLNKIYTKTGDDGTTGLVDGPRRAKDDLRVEAYGTVDEANAAIGLARLHSKDMARVDHALARIQNDLFDLGSDLATPGSDEGRAYKALRITPAQVEWLEGQIDRFNEALEPLKSFVLPGGTPLSAALHLARTITRRAERVCVSLKRAEPELGPETIRYLNRLSDLLFVLGRVANGNGAKDVLWEPGKNTGASKEG; encoded by the coding sequence ATGGTCAAGCTCAACAAGATTTACACAAAGACCGGCGATGACGGGACGACGGGGCTGGTGGATGGGCCGCGGCGGGCAAAGGACGATTTGCGCGTCGAGGCCTATGGCACCGTGGACGAGGCCAATGCGGCGATCGGGCTGGCGCGGCTGCACAGCAAGGACATGGCGCGGGTGGACCACGCGCTGGCGCGCATCCAGAACGATCTTTTCGATCTGGGGTCGGACCTCGCGACGCCGGGAAGCGACGAGGGGCGGGCCTATAAGGCGCTGAGGATCACGCCGGCGCAGGTCGAATGGCTGGAAGGGCAGATCGACAGGTTCAACGAGGCGCTCGAACCGCTCAAATCCTTCGTCCTCCCCGGCGGCACCCCGCTTTCGGCGGCGCTGCACCTGGCGCGGACCATTACGCGGCGGGCCGAGCGGGTGTGCGTGAGCCTCAAACGCGCCGAGCCCGAACTGGGGCCGGAAACCATCCGCTACCTCAACCGGCTCTCGGATCTGCTGTTCGTGCTCGGCCGGGTGGCCAACGGGAATGGGGCCAAGGACGTGCTCTGGGAGCCGGGGAAGAATACGGGGGCGAGCAAGGAGGGGTAA
- a CDS encoding outer membrane beta-barrel protein: MNKLAALSAIALFAAAGPAMAADPIGVPAPAPTPYVPVVDNSSVWDGFYAGINGGYGWGEFDAGAIDSDELEGWLGGAQVGYNWNAGGMIVGVEGDYQFSDIKWDETVGGVDVDAGLNHFGTVRARLGADMGTFMPYVTAGVAFGELGYELDGGEEETEYGVGLAAGAGVEAMVTDNISLRGEYLYVGFSDVEVGAYDVDSDIHTVRAGLNFHF, encoded by the coding sequence ATGAATAAGCTTGCTGCCCTTTCCGCCATTGCGCTTTTCGCCGCCGCCGGGCCGGCGATGGCTGCCGATCCGATCGGCGTGCCGGCCCCTGCGCCCACCCCATACGTTCCCGTGGTCGACAATTCGAGCGTCTGGGACGGGTTCTATGCCGGTATCAATGGCGGCTATGGCTGGGGTGAATTCGACGCCGGGGCCATCGACAGCGATGAACTCGAAGGCTGGCTGGGCGGCGCCCAGGTCGGCTACAACTGGAATGCCGGCGGCATGATTGTCGGTGTGGAAGGCGACTACCAGTTCTCCGACATCAAGTGGGACGAGACTGTGGGTGGCGTCGACGTCGATGCCGGTCTCAACCATTTCGGCACCGTGCGGGCTCGCCTGGGCGCCGATATGGGCACTTTCATGCCTTATGTCACGGCCGGTGTCGCTTTCGGCGAGCTGGGCTATGAGCTCGATGGGGGTGAAGAGGAGACCGAATATGGCGTGGGCCTGGCCGCCGGCGCGGGCGTGGAAGCCATGGTCACCGACAATATCTCGCTGCGCGGCGAATATCTTTATGTCGGGTTCTCCGATGTCGAGGTCGGCGCCTATGACGTGGACAGCGACATCCACACGGTGCGCGCGGGCCTCAACTTCCACTTCTAG
- a CDS encoding rhomboid family intramembrane serine protease, with product MFLPLYDSNKIAHIEFPFVNYGLLGVTVLVFLLQVAGGPEGLYQAHITYGMIPVVVTGSVDGPAAWLPDQTGVVTYMFLHADWLHLLTNMLFLWVFGDNVEDAMGHFRYLVFYLLCGVLSGLAHLWLNLESYGPLVGASGAVAGVIGAYLVLYPRVRVFVLNRLIITFPLALPAWAVLGAWIGMQLFYVAMGGEDGVAWWAHIGGVAAGALLVVVFKRREVPVWGG from the coding sequence ATGTTCCTGCCGCTCTATGACAGCAACAAGATCGCCCATATCGAGTTTCCCTTCGTCAATTACGGGCTGCTGGGGGTGACCGTATTGGTGTTCTTGCTGCAGGTCGCGGGCGGGCCAGAGGGGCTTTACCAGGCGCATATCACCTATGGGATGATCCCGGTGGTGGTGACCGGGTCGGTCGATGGGCCGGCGGCGTGGCTGCCGGACCAGACCGGGGTTGTCACCTATATGTTCCTCCATGCGGACTGGCTGCATCTTCTGACCAACATGCTGTTTCTCTGGGTGTTCGGGGACAATGTGGAAGATGCCATGGGGCATTTTCGCTATCTCGTCTTTTATCTTTTGTGCGGGGTGCTGTCGGGTCTGGCGCATCTGTGGCTCAACCTCGAAAGTTATGGGCCGCTGGTGGGGGCTTCGGGCGCGGTGGCGGGGGTGATCGGGGCCTATCTGGTGCTCTACCCGCGCGTGCGGGTGTTCGTGCTCAACCGGCTGATCATCACCTTTCCCCTGGCGCTGCCGGCCTGGGCGGTGCTGGGAGCGTGGATCGGGATGCAACTCTTTTACGTCGCCATGGGTGGCGAGGACGGGGTGGCCTGGTGGGCCCATATCGGCGGGGTGGCGGCGGGAGCGCTGCTGGTCGTTGTGTTCAAGCGGCGGGAAGTGCCGGTCTGGGGCGGTTAA
- a CDS encoding cysteine hydrolase — protein MTNHPDIPLSLGDLCRPERMALVVYDMQVGIVRQLGDGGAVVERVGTVLEAARSNGFPVIFLRHLSMPRELMGIYQLRQAMAWQRKSSPDEVQPWFLRGSPGFEIVPELAPRENEAVLDKITFSAFEGTPLSIILRDRGLTGFAICGVATEIGIEPSVRHGADLCLLPVVVEDACGSGHKEAGERSLANIAYMGDAIMTDVAGITAAMTR, from the coding sequence ATGACCAATCATCCCGACATTCCCCTATCGCTGGGCGATCTCTGCCGGCCCGAGCGCATGGCGCTGGTGGTCTATGACATGCAGGTGGGGATCGTGCGCCAGCTTGGTGACGGGGGCGCGGTGGTCGAGCGGGTGGGGACGGTGCTGGAGGCGGCGCGGAGCAATGGCTTTCCGGTGATCTTCCTGCGGCACCTTTCGATGCCTAGGGAATTGATGGGGATCTATCAGTTGCGCCAGGCGATGGCCTGGCAGCGCAAATCGAGCCCCGATGAGGTCCAGCCCTGGTTCCTGCGCGGCTCCCCCGGTTTCGAGATCGTTCCAGAGCTGGCGCCGCGGGAGAACGAAGCGGTGCTCGACAAGATCACCTTTTCGGCCTTCGAGGGGACGCCGCTTTCGATCATCCTGCGCGACCGCGGGCTGACCGGCTTTGCCATCTGCGGGGTGGCGACCGAAATCGGCATCGAGCCCTCGGTGCGGCATGGGGCGGATCTGTGCCTTTTGCCGGTCGTGGTCGAGGACGCCTGCGGATCGGGGCACAAGGAAGCCGGGGAACGCAGCCTTGCCAATATCGCGTATATGGGCGATGCGATCATGACCGATGTGGCCGGGATCACGGCGGCGATGACGCGCTGA
- a CDS encoding ATP-binding protein, translating into MNPANPQRLIDLIDDLIRKGEVSWVEFKLNNADPEMIGPRIAAISNAARLAGQQTGFMLWGISDAPAKVVGTTFNPESDCVGNQVLSFWLARQLVPSIAFQFHRVRHPDGEVVVLEIPAATSAPVAFKNVAYLRIGSATPKLTDYPERYQSLLSALRPYAWEHGIALQYVTSDDVFNLLDYAQYFRLTKQPLPDNRMGILDRLKADQLIAEDVGGRWNITNLGAILFAVDLTQFSQSLARKGVRFIGYGGTNKATPVSHRQDGKRGYAAGFEGLISYINGLLPRNEHIGQALRVEHPLFPELAIRELVANALIHQDLTITGAGPQIEMFSDRIEITNPGAPLVMPERMIDLPPRSRNEAMASLMRRMGLCEEQGSGLDKVIAEAEIFQLPAPLFRASDDSLQVVLYGPRTFAQMTPDERVRACYQHAVLKFISGERMKNASLCDRFGIAKQNAAQASQVINLAIQQGLIKPADLEHPRSGYVPYWA; encoded by the coding sequence ATGAATCCGGCAAACCCGCAACGCCTCATCGATCTGATCGACGACCTAATTAGGAAGGGTGAAGTCTCATGGGTTGAATTCAAGCTGAACAATGCCGATCCCGAGATGATAGGGCCTAGGATTGCAGCGATTTCGAATGCCGCACGCCTAGCCGGACAGCAGACCGGATTTATGTTGTGGGGTATTTCCGATGCGCCTGCCAAGGTCGTTGGAACAACTTTCAACCCTGAGAGTGACTGCGTTGGTAATCAGGTTCTTTCGTTCTGGTTGGCCCGACAGCTCGTCCCTTCAATAGCATTTCAGTTCCACAGGGTTAGGCATCCCGACGGAGAAGTAGTCGTGTTGGAGATACCGGCTGCGACTTCGGCGCCAGTGGCGTTCAAGAATGTTGCCTATCTGCGGATCGGCAGCGCTACCCCTAAGCTAACTGATTACCCGGAGCGATATCAGTCGCTACTCAGTGCACTGCGCCCCTACGCTTGGGAACACGGCATCGCGCTTCAGTACGTCACATCAGACGACGTATTTAACCTGCTAGACTACGCACAGTATTTTCGTCTGACGAAGCAGCCACTGCCAGACAATAGGATGGGGATACTTGACCGATTGAAAGCCGATCAGCTCATAGCCGAGGATGTGGGTGGCCGATGGAACATTACTAATCTAGGCGCGATTCTGTTCGCGGTGGACTTGACGCAGTTCTCTCAGTCGCTTGCGCGCAAGGGAGTGCGCTTTATTGGCTATGGCGGGACGAACAAGGCAACTCCGGTCAGCCACAGGCAGGACGGCAAGCGCGGGTATGCCGCTGGATTTGAGGGATTGATCAGCTATATAAACGGTCTTCTGCCGCGGAACGAGCATATCGGACAGGCGTTGCGCGTGGAACATCCCTTGTTTCCGGAATTGGCAATTCGTGAGCTCGTGGCGAACGCCCTGATTCATCAGGATTTGACAATTACCGGCGCGGGACCGCAGATAGAGATGTTTTCGGATCGAATTGAGATCACAAATCCTGGCGCGCCTTTGGTTATGCCTGAGCGCATGATCGACTTACCACCCCGGTCGCGCAATGAGGCCATGGCGTCATTGATGCGCCGAATGGGGCTTTGCGAAGAACAGGGGAGCGGACTAGACAAGGTCATTGCCGAGGCCGAAATTTTTCAATTGCCCGCCCCGCTTTTTAGAGCCAGCGACGATTCCCTGCAAGTTGTACTCTATGGACCCAGAACCTTCGCCCAGATGACCCCAGACGAGCGTGTGCGCGCCTGCTATCAACATGCTGTCCTTAAGTTTATTAGCGGCGAGCGCATGAAAAACGCCTCCCTCTGTGACCGCTTTGGCATTGCCAAACAAAACGCAGCGCAGGCCTCACAGGTGATAAATTTAGCTATTCAGCAGGGGTTGATTAAACCTGCGGACTTGGAACACCCTCGTTCAGGCTATGTTCCATACTGGGCTTGA
- a CDS encoding TetR family transcriptional regulator → MGRDAQATRARLVAAARQAFSEHGYERTTVRQIAAEAGVNQALINRYFGGKEQLFAEAVSIDLELPDLAGVERAEVGQALAAHFFRRWEGEETDDLLRVLIRTAATNAEAAARIRSIFAGQILRAVESIAGAERARERAALIATQILGLAYARYVLGLTGEHISRETIRAMVGGTLERYLFDPLP, encoded by the coding sequence ATGGGGCGCGATGCACAGGCGACGCGGGCGCGGCTGGTGGCGGCGGCGCGGCAGGCCTTTTCCGAGCATGGCTATGAGCGTACCACGGTGCGCCAGATCGCGGCGGAGGCGGGGGTGAACCAGGCGCTGATCAACCGCTATTTCGGCGGCAAGGAGCAGCTTTTCGCCGAGGCGGTGTCGATCGATCTCGAGTTGCCCGATCTCGCCGGGGTTGAGCGGGCGGAGGTGGGGCAGGCGCTGGCGGCGCACTTCTTCCGCCGCTGGGAGGGAGAGGAGACCGACGATCTGCTGCGGGTGCTGATCCGCACCGCGGCGACCAATGCGGAGGCGGCGGCGCGCATCCGTTCGATCTTCGCCGGGCAGATCTTGCGGGCGGTTGAAAGCATCGCGGGGGCGGAGCGGGCGCGCGAGCGCGCGGCGCTGATCGCGACGCAGATCCTGGGGCTGGCCTATGCGCGCTATGTGCTGGGGCTGACGGGGGAGCATATCTCACGCGAGACGATCCGGGCGATGGTGGGGGGGACGCTGGAGCGGTATCTGTTCGATCCGCTGCCTTAG